The Brassica oleracea var. oleracea cultivar TO1000 chromosome C6, BOL, whole genome shotgun sequence genome includes a region encoding these proteins:
- the LOC106297779 gene encoding uncharacterized protein LOC106297779 — MVSSVALSLTPDPPDEDDMVSPDSKSPPPLISSSAPAAIPSIEAPSFAQRFKNSLRNLRKISSPTCEIDGIPVVLAPDSVVLQASEAWKDHIIAHFHGRCPSPSKIYDDLNPVWEAYDPPVRGMEEFRIFLDSNDLIDLNCRGTFYTWNNSRPEDPILRKLDRALVNPVWLHQFPESLAIFDPPGDSDHSPCLVSLSPSEHSGRKSFKYFSFVSTHSEFLPRFQASWSQSVGTGSKLFLLGQRLKLAKECCRSLNREGFGNIQQRTKDALVELERIQNALLTVPTPDLVTEESQAREVWSFFASAQENFFKLKSRIRWLKEGDSNTRFFHRAVMNRQSWNAIRYLRNSSGLRIFNQEQIKGMTVAYFKNLLGSDNRGIEPMLVDQIRLLHPFRCSDSLASELTRLPTDEEIKEVFFKLPKSKAPGPDGFSVEFFLDAWEVVGVDSIQAVKEFFSSGRMLRKFNATTIALLPKMT, encoded by the exons ATGGTTTCGTCTGTGGCTCTTTCGCTTACCCCCGATCCTCCGGACGAAGACGATATGGTCTCTCCCGACTCAAAATCGCCTCCTCCTCTCATAAGCTCATCAGCTCCAGCGGCTATCCCGTCGATTGAAGCTCCCTCCTTTGCTCAGAGATTCAAAAACTCACTCAGAAACCTTCGCAAGATCTCATCTCCCACTTGTGAGATAGATGGGATTCCGGTGGTTCTCGCTCCAGATTCGGTGGTTCTTCAAGCCTCTGAGGCCTGGAAAGACCACATTATTGCTCATTTCCATGGTCGTTGCCCGTCTCCGTCCAAGATATACGACGATTTGAATCCGGTTTGGG AGGCTTATGATCCTCCAGTTAGAGGCATGGAGGAGTTTCGAATTTTCCTGGATTCAAATGATCTTATTGATCTCAACTGCAGGGGAACTTTCTACACTTGGAATAATTCCAGACCGGAGGATCCTATTTTGCGGAAATTAGACAGGGCATTAGTCAATCCTGTTTGGCTTCATCAGTTCCCGGAATCTCTGGCGATCTTCGATCCTCCAGGCGATTCCGATCATTCACCGTGCCTAGTCTCACTATCTCCTTCAGAGCACTCTGGCAGAAAGAGCTTTAAGTACTTCTCCTTCGTCTCTACACATTCTGAATTTCTGCCCCGGTTCCAAGCCTCTTGGAGTCAATCTGTCGGTACAGGTTCTAAGCTCTTTCTTTTGGGTCAGCGATTGAAGCTAGCTAAAGAGTGTTGTCGTAGTCTGAATAGAGAAGGGTTTGGTAATATTCAGCAACGTACTAAGGATGCCCTAGTAGAGTTGGAAAGGATTCAGAATGCACTACTCACTGTTCCGACACCAGACCTGGTAACGGAGGAGTCTCAAGCTCGAGAGGTTTGGTCTTTCTTTGCTTCAGCGCAAGAGAACTTTTTCAAGCTTAAATCAAGAATTCGTTGGCTTAAAGAAGGGGATTCAAACACTAGATTCTTCCATCGAGCGGTTATGAACAGACAGTCTTGGAATGCTATCCGATACCTTAGGAACTCCTCGGGTCTTCGGATCTTCAATCAGGAACAAATCAAAGGCATGACTGTGGCTTATTTTAAGAATCTCTTAGGTTCAGATAACAGGGGAATTGAGCCGATGTTAGTGGATCAGATTCGCCTCTTGCATCCTTTCAGATGCTCTGACTCCTTAGCCTCTGAACTAACTCGTCTCCCAACTGATGAAGAGATCAAGGAAGTGTTTTTCAAACTGCCTAAGTCCAAAGCTCCGGGTCCCGACGGTTTCTCCGTGGAGTTTTTTCTAGATGCATGGGAGGTAGTTGGAGTAGATTCTATTCAAGCTGTTAAGGAGTTTTTCTCCTCAGGGAGAATGCTTCGGAAGTTTAATGCTACTACTATTGCTCTCTTGCCCAAGATGACATGA